Genomic window (Rhododendron vialii isolate Sample 1 chromosome 4a, ASM3025357v1):
GCCCGGCCTAGTCCTGCCGTCCTCAGCCGGTCCATTTCGGCCATTTCAGCGTTGTCTCCTTTGTGGGACCCGCTCACTACACTTCTTTTGAACAACGCGGACCGACATGAATTAAATCCTTGATTAGGATATTAATTGACCGTCATTTGACAAAAGTACCCAGAGGAGTTTTGCCGTATCGACATTCTATAGAATGCATTAAACTAATCAAATTCGAGGGTAGTtatgtcttatttttctttaagtATTAGAGAAGTGCACTTAGGCcgcgtttgataacagtgatagattgATGGGATTCagaaggagatgagattaggattgagattgataataaGAAGGATTGTTAATGAGAAgtgattgataatgagtatgtttgtttgtgatggaattagatgatgagattattaatatcatgtttgtttgagatgagattagataatGTGATTGGATTGATAAAAGAAATTAGTAATAAAAAGGAATTGGTAGTGAGAAGGAGTTGGAATTGAATtatgaataccaagtcccacGGGATATTGCTAATACGCCCTATGGAGCTCACTGCTCATGCCAATAGAGTAATAATCCGGTTATCAAATAAGGGTTTGGAAAACCCTTAAATCGATAGTCCAATCCTAAAGCATAGTCCGGCTATCAAATGGGGCCTTAAATTAGGGAACCAGAGAACCGCTAAAAATCCGGTGATGGGGAATGGTGCATTGAAGTGCTTTACTCAACTACCCATATTAAAATGGGAGAAAAGGAATATATACATTATTTATGATTATGTTCCAAAAAGAGAAAACCAATTTTTTGTCTATAGCTAAGTCACATGATGTGTGTGTGCGCGTAAGCGGGAgcaaaaatatgaaaatgtcTTCTAAAATTATCTCAAAGTACTACAATTCGCGAGAGCGATAATCGAGAGCGCAAGCAAACCTCGGCTCTATACTATAACTTTCCTATTAATGTTCTTTGACAGAAATAACTCTATGGTTATTACCAATTAACATCCCTACGGTTTTACATAAAAATACTAATGACACAAAATAATGGGTTCACATTGACAACCAAATGAACTAGAGCATACGGTAACTCCTCcttgaacatttttttcccccacTCGTTAGATGTCTAGCCTACTCCTAAGAGGGTGGAGAAGGATATCGCTAAAAGGCAAGCGGACGGACCAAGTCCAAAGGACATTAACCGCTATATCAAACACTCGCACTCTTGAGGAGAATCGAACTCTCACACCTTTCATGCGGGAGGAATGAGGAGTACTTCGGATGTTGATCACCACACCAGTCATGCAATTCTGATGCTTCAATCCGAAAATGAAGCTCCCCTGATTTTGCGGAGCCATGCCTATCACACTTTGGTAACTTGCACAAAAGTAAATgggctttctttttcttgtttgacCCAAGTTTTATTTGGGTCTCTTTCAAGTAAACTGTTTATCTTTACCATTTTAACCTCATGCGCAAGTGGATACAGGCCTACTTATAAGATAATATAAATACAGATGCATTTAATCAAGCttaagccgaagtgctgttaaCATTTACAAAGTTTACTACTACGTTTATCGGGGACCCTGCAGTGCGAATTGGGGTATGGTGACGTGCAGTGGTGTGAGCTCCGAgtcgtcggatcgtgcatccgacggctcggaggtgagCAACACGGTGTTGTGCACCTCAGTGCGCGATTCAAAATGTACATTACCGATTACACCCTTGCACTACACAGACTATGGTTCCCTACGTTTATATACTTTTTGTCGAATTCATCCGTTTAGGTACAGTATAAGAATATTTTGTCGGTTGGTATATTTGTGCCGAGTTTTCAAATCGCGCACCCCATCCTTTGTTCTGTCCACTTCTCAATCTTCATGTTTGCAACAAAATGTGAAGTTCGCATATgactttgggaaaatgacggctaaggacgtatttgataattaatacccgtcaatgacatttttagcAGTAATAAATGTTCTTGGCTTGTCCTTGGCGGGCATTATTCAAATCCTAAATCAACTTGCAAAGATATGGTCAATGAGAAAAGAATTTAACTATGGCCTTATCGGGGATGATTCAGTCGAATATGCAATTTAGGATATTACATCGAGCTATTTTAAATAATGTTCATGTTTGTTCGTTAAACCAACGTAATCGACAAATGGACCAAGTTAGATACAGCACGAAAAAAAAGGTTCATGTTTGTCCCTTTCGTATCTATGTCATAATGTTAATGTATATACCCCTAGTATTATTAGAATTTGGCATTTGATCTCTTTTGTAATACTCGTTTTTTCTAGAGTAACGATGGGCACTCAATTTTGAAATACAACTCCATACGAAATCGCGTTCAAAATATCTCGATGCTGATGAATAGACATACAACAAAAACACGATTCCGTCTGAAATTACTCTTTTGTCCACTAGGCCGTTCAAAAATAGAATGTAACTAGTTGAGCAGGGTCATCAGATGCGAATTCACCGTACATAGATGGATATTTTCTTCTTGCACCACCATTCCCGCACTACCGATTCAAATTGTTCAACGCAATCGCTAAACGCCAAGTAATGAAGAACATGGGTTTTTGGCGATTTCACGGAGATCTAATCAAATAATCGGTTCTATTCATATTGTAAATCACGTAACACATACTTTTGATACAAAATCATGTTAACTATATACGTGGGcggaattttaaaaacaaattgaagCTGAATTTTGAAGGTTCTGATTTAGTGTGCGTAGAacattattgatttttttttaaaaactccgGTGACATACTAATTGGTCTCCAATTGACATAATttaaatcacttttttttttcgtttcaatGAGATCTACATTATTGGCGGAGCAGTTAATAAAATGGGTCCGACAAATATTGGAGAAGATTCAACCGCCGTTAAAATATTGATGGAGTTGTTTTTTTCCTCGTTTACATACTAGTAATTGGTCTTCAAAATATCATACGCTCCCACTCTCAATTCTCGCACTGCACTCATACTTTTAATTCTCGCTCTCATAGATTTTAGTTATTTGAGATGTGATTTACGCTCGCGTTTCCACTTGTGCAGTATGTGACTTGGGCCCCAACTGCACCCAAACTAACACCATTGCAGAgccatttccaaaaataaaataaaattatatcgCTAAACGCCAACGACCgagccgagcggcacccctgccgagcgggtgccgagcggccaatccggccgttcatcttggaatcaacggcccgaatcgaaacatctttttccttttctttttatttttttttaaatccgttcggtacctttacatccgggccatccaaaacacttttggacggccgagatgcgctcggcaccgctgccaagcacctctgcttggcagcatctcccaatcccgaccgactcctctctctctctctctctctctctcccctctctctttctctcgtaTCCCATTTAAACCGTCGTCGCCTCTCTCTCCAGAATGGGGgtaaaaacagaaagaaaacaGGGAGGAAGAGCACTCGCAAAAGGCCAGTGCAGTAACAGACAACTCCGTTGGAATTCCACTTTccctgcttttcttttcttttccttttccgtTTCCTTTTCCCCATTCAGAAACGACGTCCTCTCCTTCCAAAATCCCCCTTAGATCACCTTCCCCATTTTTCGAAAACCAGAAAAACGACGAAACCAAAAAACGCGTAAAACACGTACAAAGAACCATAGCCCGCAGGGACATTTTGCAGAGGGACTGTCCCTCCTGTAGACTGTAGAGGACACGGTTGTTATCTCTTTCGGTTACGTCTCTCAGATTCTTCTTCGATAATTGGTTCCTGCTTTCTTTCACCtacttggcaaaaaaaaaagcctgGCAGTGTTTGAGTTTCGTCGTAGTCGTCGTCATCATCAACATGGGCTTCCGTTCTCATCGATAGCagttacctctctctctctctctctctctctctctctcccctggtACGAGTAGTCTGGTTTTCTGAGGTTCTGTTTCGTGTCAGGATCGCCAAAATATCCTCTGCATTCTGTGGATCTGACATTTCGTAACCCTGAGTACTGAGGCTTCTGATAATCTGTAAGTAGAGTTTCAGACTTTTTTGCACCCCTCCTTTTTCATTATTGTttttcaccctttttttttcacatgaaACTTTTTCAATTGGATCTCTTCCGGTAGTGTTTGGTTTCCGAGAAATAGGAAGAAATTGAGAGTTCATGGCGTATTTGTCCCTAATTGTCAGTTAAATTGTCAACCAAATAGGGTTGTGATCATGCTTTCTTCGTACTCCAATTTACTTGTTCCGAAATTGCTGAAATTTCAAACCGAGTCAATTTTAATTACTTTGACTCTCTTAATTAACATCGACTGTATTCTTCTACGTTTCGCAATAACTGTTGAGAATGGACGCAACGAAATACCAGGAATAAATACATCGTTCAGATctgttgagacttgagagtgaTGGTTTTTCACTGGATTGTCTACCCCGTTTGTGATTTCACTCATTTTGTTGCTTTGAATTTGCAGGTATTTGAAACCGATCCAGAGAGTTCCTTCGATTTCGAGTCCTTTAGCATTTCGATCGGTTCAGAGATCAGTTGTTTTAGAGGCGAGAACATGGGGAAAACAGGGAGAGACTGGACACAGATCTACGCAATCTACGGCATGGACGACTGGCAAACCCCAGTGTTCCTCCTCCTCCACGCCATCGTCTTCTccttcctctccctcctcttcctcctctacTTCACCCCGATCTGcgcctccctctccctcctcctcccgCCCTCCGCCGCCAGATTCGCCGCCGGCTTCACCGGCTCCGTCACCGCCCTCTCCGCCGTCTGCCTCTTCTTCGCCGCCGCCAACATCTTCTACTCCGCCGTCTCACTCCACTGGGAGATGTCCCAGCGCATGGTCACCGCCGTCGCCGACTGGTCCGCCGTCAGGCACGCACTCGACGTCGGCTGCGGCCGCGGCATCCTCCTAAACGCCGTCGCACTGCAACTGAAAAAAGAGGGCAGTTCTGGCCGGGTCGTCGGGCTGGACCGGAAGAAAAAGACAACCGTTTCCACGCTCAGGACGGCCGGCATTGAAGGGGTGCAGGAGTACGTCACGTGCAGAGAGGGCGACGCGAGGAGGCTTCCCTTCACCGACAACTACTTCGACGTGGTGGTGTCGGCGGTGTTCTTGCACACGGTGGGGAAGGAGTTCGGGGGGaagacggcggcggcggcggcggagaggATGAGGGGGCTGGGGGAGGTGGTCAGGGTTTTGAAGCCGGGCGGGGTTGGGGTGGTGTGGGACCTGGTGCACGTGCCGGAGTACGTGCAGAGGCTGAGGGAGTTGAAGATGGAGGAGATCAGGGTGTCGGAGCGGGTAACGGCGTTCATGGTGAGCAGCCACATCGTGTCGTTTAGGAAGCCGAGTCAGCATCTTGTGGGCCATGGCGAAGTCAGGCTCGATTGGAGATTCAACAGTATCTGCTGATCTTCATCatataggaaaaaaataaaaataaaaataaaaataaataggaGTACTTTAGAAAGTAATACGGATTCTCTCCGGTCCATGTTTTGGACATGACGAGACAATTCAGATCGAGACCGTTCATTTGTTGAAATCAATGGTTTGGAGGAAACCAAATCGTGGAATCTATCATTGAACGGTCCAGATGAGGACTGCCCCTCTCGAAAGGAAaatactcttcttcttttttgtgaactttttaattttattttgatgatataGAATCTGGGGAGACGAAGCCGAACCAGATGCTTTGAGTGGGAATGAAATGTATTGTGTTAATTTAGAAATACTTAAGAGAAGATGGATATTTACGTATATTTGGATATGTATACAGTATTCAAGGTTATGATTTTTGACATGGTTATTCAAGGTTATGATGTGAGTATACTATTTGTGTCGTTGAGTTTAATTTCGATCGTCTTTGAACTTACATCATCAATTTTATTTGCTATCGTCATCGAtagatcttttcttttgagtgttgctatatgtaccgaccacggggagggaaaacgtaccgacggccgccggcgggccgtctccggccaccggacggtcgatccgagccgttcaaaaattctaaaaaataaaaccgagggggtcaacgcgggaatcaagggcatccgaggtgtttagggtgcttgatcaaagcacccttttttcgtgtatatatgtgtgtgtacatatatacacgaaaaaagggtgctttgatcaagcaccctaaacacctcggatgcccttgattcccgcgttgaccccctcggttttattttttagaatttttgaacggctcggatcggccgtccggtggccggagacggcccgccggcggccgtcggtacgttttctctcccccaatggtcggtactcatagatttttcgttttctttttttgttggtaacATATTTTACTTTTATTATTCAACTTGATAAGAAAAACCTAATATAGGAATGAATTCTTTCTAGAAAAAGTTTTGGTGTATTTCATCTTTAGCGTGCTTTAAAGTACTACGTTTCACAATCGATTTAGAATTGGAAAATATCAGTGAATCTGAGCCATTAATTTTCCTTTCACATATCCTTTCACGTACCCTTTTCATGTATCTTATCAATCCTTTAGAATTTCGTCGGTCTCGACCAAATAACCAATTgagaaaactcaaaaaaaattatacaaaaccaaaaggaaaaattccaaaatttagTGAGGTGGAAGTAGCCCATCGTGGAGTGTTAAGGATTGTGACTTATGAGAGATGGGTCTTAATTGATTTTGTACGATGAGTTGTTGTGAAGTCCACATCCCCTGCATCTTTTGATAGGGAAAATGGGCACACAGTGGGGCCTGGGGACCGGCCGGCCGGGGAATGGAACAGTTTTATGTACAGTAGCTTTTGGAATGGAAatagaaatggaaatggaaattcCTTTTGAGTTCGTTTGGGTCTCACAACTCGCAAGTCGCATCGCACCCACTTCCGTCCATCAATTATCGGGACAGGGCTGTAGCTATCGGGACATTTGATTTTGAGCTGAGCATTTTTCCATTGCCCATTTTTTGGGGGTCAGTCATCTAATCTAATGgtagccaaaccaaaccaaacccaacgGCAAGGGCAAGGGCATTAGGTGCTGTTTGAAAGGGTTgcttttggcatttttttatcttcttctttttggttttttttgctcggcttcttctttttggttttaACGGTCAGAAATGTCCGGCTCAGCTCATGCGTACTTTAATTAATCGCCTCTCAAATTTGGCCAAACGCATATCATCCACGCTGATATTATGGAATTAATTAACAAAAGATTACGTGATGTTTCATCATCTTTCTCCACCACAAAGCATGTGGAGCGCAACAGACTAGGAACCTTCCCTCTCCCATTTGTCTCATGCGTCAAGATGTGGAACCAAATGGTCAGTACTTGAGGAGGCTTCCTGTTTAATTTGCATTTTTAATTTGGTGGGGTCGCGGTGACGGGTCTTGCAACGTGATGGGAAAATATTTCCTTTGACTCAACTATGACTGAAATCCAAACATTCAAAGTGGGTGGAGGTTCTCCCGTGCTCACGGTCAGGGAATAAACTACGTTGGTCGCTCAGCCCATTCTTCATCGagtaaaaatagaaaatacgGTCTTTTTCCGGGTGCAACACATCAAATGGTACTAATAGTAAATTACTAGATGATAAATTTAGCACTGTCTTCCATTGAATCGTTCTATACAGTatgataaataaaaagaaaaatggaatgGTGTGATTATGATGGTCAACAGTATACTATATATGGGTCTCATTTCAAAGGGTTTGGTGGATCCACATggatttgttgaatttttttcccaaccaTTTTGACGGTGTGGAGATTAATATTAATTGAATTGAAAATGATAAATATGGTATGATGCGACTTTTGCATGAAAGGGTTAGGGACCTAGGGCATGACTAATCAAGGTGGTAGATAGTCTCTTACCAAAAAGCAACTAGGTTAGGTTGTTGTTAGGTCTAATCCTATATAGTTTTTGATAGCGACACACTCTTTAGGAAAATTTGATTGCTTCTCTGAGCTTAAAAGTCAAAATCTTTTCTGCCATTCTTTGCTTAATGATTTTTCataagtttttatttaatttttttttgaaaaaatgtatttgGATCTAcaatttgcaaaagaaaatgaaaatatcaAGGAGGTGCCGAAGTGACGAACCCAAATATATTCACCAATTGTttaagaatgttttaaaaaaatcatttcacaACCACTGCAGTTGGTCAGTTATTGTCTCCCCTTTATGGAAAGTCTTGGGTTCGAGCTCCACAGAGGGCAGGCCCTTTAGAGAACCAGAGCTATGGATAGCTTTTGATCtccccgtgctaactctaacactcccactaacccccgctgatgtatatcaccgtggcaaaaaaaaaaaaaaagttccttaTTTAAACACAATCTTTAGGTTGGGCCCATCTATAATTGGGCTCTCCACTAGGTGGTCGTGGATAAACCTAagtaacaggtcgtgtcgggtcatgttcgtgtcgtgttagtTGGATTCGTGTCACAAACCACCCAACctgaacccgacccatttaaaATTGGTGCTTCTCGAGTCGTgttattttcgtgtttcgtgtaaaaaatgctcaaccctaatccgttaacttcgtgtcctgttcgtgtcgtgttatcgtgtccattgcctaactctatatagaattacagatataccatattatatatatgtgtgtatgtgtgtgttcgtgttaatgggtgacacatATTAGTAATTGTGTTGGTcatgtcaatttcgtgtctcgcgtgttcaacctgaacccgacccatttagaattcgtgttctcaaGTCGTGTTATTTTCGTGTTTCGCGTCAGAAATGTTCAATCCTAACCCACTAACTTCATGTTCTGTTCTTGTCGTGTTATCGTATTTTGTGTCCGTTGCTCAGCTCCAGTTGTGGAGGATTGTGCTTCCCTCTAGCACGTATGATTTTGGTTCTTCTTCGTTTACATTTGCTAGAAGAACAACGTAATAGGGGGTCACATGAATGTGGATGTCCAACTTACCCCATTGGTTTTCCCTTTTATCGGATGCATACGCGTTTGCCTTCAGATGAATAaaatcttcttcctttttttttgaaaaagactctAATGATTCGAATATCTCATGCATAGTGTGAACCAtaatgtattgaaaaataattactaATAGAAAAAGAAGGAATCTCGAAAATATCTCATGTTTGATTTTTACAAAAAGTTGGGACAGTAATGATTCAAAGAGGGAAATGCTATGAATTTAAAATGGAAAAGGCAAAGTAAAAGTCATTTGATTCAATTTAAAGGCGTGGAGATCAATAACACCACTCTCAATCATATACCTGGCGTGTACACACAGCGTGGGTTCTTGAGAGTAATTAAATGGATTCATCAACTATAACTaatcatcaaaaaaatttcactatGCTTGACGTTGCGAAATTTACGAGAAATTAGTTAGCGTAgtaatccaaacgagataaataactcgtcgcaacgagcaaatcttgcgcacaaaaaaaaagagagaatctctgcaatattattgataaaaagctgcataaactctaggttacaaactCTTATATAGaccgaaaccctagaaatcttaaaaataaatttggaaaataaGAAGTTCtagaatttggggcttttcctaaaactaaaaatgagaaaaaaaacaaaacttttccaaaaagaatcaacttaaaaagaattttgtcAAATTGGGTAAACTGAAACtaaacaccgtttggacttTCGGGACTTGGTTCAGTCCaactgatcatggaattggacCTCTACGTGTTCTACTCAAATGTCCGGGCCAACTTATAATTTCACTACGCTCGTTGTAGGACAATAAAAGTCGCGATTTGGGGCAATCACAAGTGATATTGGAGCCACGGCAATTAATTTGTTCAGAAAAAAAGATTTGTATTCTATTCTTATCTACCGAAAATTATTGGGTGCTCTTTAGACTCCACCCCGTGCTGTTTTAATACGCTCCCCTTACGTATTGATACGGAGTAATATATACTCGTAGTTGTGTAGCCCATAAAACCATGCATATGGGTTCTATACGCTTGGAGAGAAACATGTATAACGAAACGGTGAacccttaggccatccacagtagtataatcaaaacccaattgtttttaaagttaacaatgttggtgtaaAAGATTGTtcatagtggtataatcaaagttagcaacatctttagaaataatcaaattttgggttttggataaccaaaattagcaacttttttcaatacTCAAAAATTTGTAGACCCCATGTCAcctaagttaattggttccaaatttttatggatgTTCGTTTCAGCTTTCATATTTTCTTCTTCGCCAACaggttccaattttttttacacgcttgtttcagcttcttttttttttcttctcttcactCTCTcaatcatctacaattcaacccatcgtTGCAgtattttcctcttcttccccgtttctattttattcatgTTTCGTTCCTCTcatgtggttgagtacatgaaaaATCTTGCCTTCTGTTCTAAATTCAAGAACAAATCTGATTTTCTCGAAAGATTAatagagtggtggatttgtgctATTATGGTTTGGTTAGATAGACTACAGAAATacggaaaaaagaagaagaagagtttcTGTGTTGTTTTGACAGAGGACGCTAGGAAGAACAGGAGAAGAGAGAGTAAAATTGTAGTGagacccttattttggttatggactaaaaataaccattgtggacctcaacattgttaagtttaacaaccccttaaatgaataatcaaaagctgatgtgtcaacttttggttattcatttttgattataccactgtggatggccttatatACACGAGCAATGCTACGTACATACATAATACGTCGGTCTCTCCGAGACTCTGCTCCATACCAGGAGTCTTGTGCATTAGCTTTTTATTAGTCCTAAGCAGATAtactatttttattagttttagGTTAAGTTCCGCCAAGgtctttttgggatttttttcattttgttttgttcttatattttttttcgcgtttgttaattttgcgatAAACTTTTGTAAATCATTAatttgtctcgacgaaaggAACCAGAAGAGAAAAAGTATGCGGATAAATAATTTATCTCttttagtaataaaaaaaaaccttcaaaacaATAGATGTGAGCGATAAATTAGGGGATTTGATGAAGGGAACAGGTTTTGTAGGTAGATGTGAGTGATCAATTTCCGATTGAGACCAAACAGCGGCTAATCTTTTCAAAGTTGCCTTTTTTCCATTGAAATACAATTGGATGTTGCGTCCACATCTCAGAATTGTGGTGTTTTTCCACCACAGAAAAAAATGCATCATATTTAAGTGTtgcaaacaaaccaaaattgCTTGCGAGCAGCTCATGGCTCGGCAGTCGGTTCGACTTGTTTATAAATCGAACTGAAttcaagctcgagttttaggctcctTTATTAAACAAGCCGAGTTCAACACTCAaaaaactcggctcgactcgcagaagctcgactcgtttaatGAAGTTCAAGAGTCAAATTAACCAGGCTCGGCTTAATTACAAACGAGTTTTAGGCTTGTTTAATCGTTTAACCTCAAACACTACAAAGCTCGGTTTGTTTGCACCTCTAAGCTGCTTGTCTGTCTGATTGCTTCgaatttctttcaaaagaatCTTAATGATAACTTGGTCAATGGATACAGCAATAAAGACTGATTAAAGCTGTGTTAATGGAGGAAGGCCCAGTTATGTTGAGGTGGGTGTCCAGTCCATTTTATGTGGGCTAGACTCTTGAGTTTCAGGAACTCAGATTGGATTTGGGCCAAGCCCATTATACCTCCGGCAGATCTTGGCTAGCAGATCTTGGGACTTTGATTTATAATTTAATTGTTGGGACTTTTTATAATGCTTTTGATTTCTTCAATTAATGGTGATTGTGTGTTAAAAGTAGGACACATCTCTATAATATAAGAAACTAATATCACACTTAAATTGGGTAAATATTTTGAAGATTATGATCAAGAAGTGTCCCCCTCTACACTTAATTCCTGGCTCTGCCACTGCACGTTGATGAACGAGTCAAGTAGTAGTTTGTTCGAGCTATGATTTATAACCCTAACAAGCTTCAAAGAATGTCAATCTTGATTTGTTTAAATGATAAACCGAGCTTGAACTAGTTTTTAACGaacgaacacgagctcaaaCTCGAATAACTTGGTTCGTTTAACAGCCCTATGAGAAAAGAACAACATAATTCCTTGCAAAGTCCATATTCTATTCTATGTAGCTGGTTTCATAATACAAAACTATATGTTGTTCAATAATTGGGCGTATGATACCATTAGGCTTCACATTCTATAGCCTATGGCAATGCAAATATAGTCAAATATGGTTACCAAATGATGCAGCAGTCACTAAAGAGAGATCCATTTTATGTGGGTTGATGGAATCCATGGAAAGGACTAGCTTTGCAACACGGGTTAACCTACTACCTCTTCGAATATGCATTTTGAATGTTACAGATAATtcacgaaaaaaaaatagagtaaggTTGTCCACCTACTACCTCTGTACAATTTAACTTCTCGTGAGCGAGATACACGAGCATTACTTATGAAATAATCCTACTTTAGTTGACTGAAAGAGGAATCAACTCTCAGCCTAGCTCTATAAAaagttttggttcaaaaaatccaaatttcaTGGATCATCCAATATTTTTCTGATCCCAGTTTCGTTTTCCGAATACAACAAACAAGTGGAAGCTGTTAGATGCTTCAAGTGCGACCATGAAAATTCGAGTGGCCCAGAAGACATCAAACAGCTCACAAAGCCACATAATTATCTAGACTACTACAGTTGACTTATTAAAAACTGAAGGGATATTTCGAAATTCTAACTCTTCCAAGGACCCACGTA
Coding sequences:
- the LOC131323328 gene encoding uncharacterized protein LOC131323328 is translated as MGKTGRDWTQIYAIYGMDDWQTPVFLLLHAIVFSFLSLLFLLYFTPICASLSLLLPPSAARFAAGFTGSVTALSAVCLFFAAANIFYSAVSLHWEMSQRMVTAVADWSAVRHALDVGCGRGILLNAVALQLKKEGSSGRVVGLDRKKKTTVSTLRTAGIEGVQEYVTCREGDARRLPFTDNYFDVVVSAVFLHTVGKEFGGKTAAAAAERMRGLGEVVRVLKPGGVGVVWDLVHVPEYVQRLRELKMEEIRVSERVTAFMVSSHIVSFRKPSQHLVGHGEVRLDWRFNSIC